One genomic segment of Thermosipho africanus Ob7 includes these proteins:
- a CDS encoding O-antigen polymerase produces MSYLIILLIISYFVYSLDKYSKKIFSISVILILSQFTFSYVFYNSEINRKWIFIYDKPKMSWSFLIFFLLFIFGILWGYYFQEKVKFVFSFLPARSLKYSKFKLKLMYYFLAILSILAFSIAISGVNINFLVVSSRLYEQQFGRSTLINYLYFLNVVAIILSVYYRYLFQKRIKYSKIINILLIFISFFHGIKFTIFDTFLYPIIFSYVVNDDLKTIKDFITRYIIVLIFLFIAIVLFFIFVRGNGVAGIYNYFFSSVYNYFYNIETRPFQFVNPLRLFIPREFNLNFKFEIWGIYGYSLNDSYNTYTGFSMLYSIFNIFYPFIYFPYLLLLIKNFYLKKESGLLNSFLLTYLLYCNLMMFFSWQFTKSKYIYYIFVVFIIDIFSRKRNCIKSF; encoded by the coding sequence ATGTCCTATTTAATAATTCTTTTAATTATATCATATTTCGTATATTCATTAGATAAGTATTCAAAAAAGATTTTTTCCATATCAGTAATATTAATTTTGTCTCAGTTTACTTTTTCTTATGTTTTTTATAATAGTGAAATAAATAGAAAATGGATTTTTATTTACGATAAACCAAAAATGTCATGGAGTTTTTTGATTTTTTTTCTGCTGTTTATCTTTGGAATACTTTGGGGTTATTATTTTCAAGAAAAAGTAAAGTTTGTTTTTTCTTTTTTACCTGCTAGGAGCTTGAAATATAGTAAGTTTAAATTAAAACTTATGTATTATTTTTTAGCAATTCTTTCGATTTTAGCGTTTTCTATAGCTATAAGTGGAGTTAATATAAACTTTCTTGTTGTATCTTCGAGGCTATATGAGCAACAATTTGGAAGAAGCACCTTAATTAATTATCTTTATTTTTTAAATGTTGTTGCTATTATTTTAAGTGTTTATTATAGATACTTATTTCAGAAAAGAATAAAATATTCGAAAATTATAAATATTTTGTTGATTTTTATTTCTTTTTTTCATGGAATAAAATTTACTATTTTTGATACTTTTTTGTATCCTATAATATTTTCTTATGTAGTTAATGATGATTTAAAAACGATAAAAGATTTTATTACTCGATATATAATTGTTTTAATATTTTTGTTTATTGCTATAGTGTTATTTTTTATCTTTGTGAGAGGAAATGGTGTTGCTGGTATTTATAACTACTTTTTTTCTAGTGTTTATAATTATTTTTATAATATTGAAACTCGCCCATTTCAATTTGTTAATCCGTTGAGGTTGTTTATACCAAGGGAATTTAATCTGAATTTTAAGTTTGAAATTTGGGGGATCTATGGTTATTCATTAAATGATAGTTATAATACCTATACTGGTTTTAGCATGTTGTACTCAATTTTCAATATTTTTTATCCATTTATATATTTTCCATATTTACTTTTATTAATTAAAAATTTCTACTTAAAGAAAGAAAGTGGACTTTTGAATTCCTTCTTATTAACTTATTTGTTATATTGTAATCTTATGATGTTTTTTTCTTGGCAATTTACAAAGTCAAAGTATATATATTATATTTTTGTGGTTTTTATTATAGATATTTTCTCTAGAAAGCGTAATTGTATTAAGAGTTTTTAG